From Synoicihabitans lomoniglobus, the proteins below share one genomic window:
- a CDS encoding serine/threonine-protein kinase has protein sequence MPTHAREAFLLETCGNDDALRARVEALIAGYEAADSFLEDSPIERPLLPPEEKIGDVIGRYALQRRIGDGGCGVVYLAEQKEPVRRHVALKVIKLGMDTNAVIARFTAERQALAMMDHPDIARVFDAGTTEAGRPFFVMEYVDGVRITEFCDEHNLSLHERLELFARVCLAIQHAHQKGIIHRDVKPSNILVARSDGVPTPKVIDFGIAKATQGRLTEETLLTGVGQFMGTPAYMSPEQAELRDFDIDTRSDVYSLGVLLYEMLTGQPPFDPQELVRGGIDEVRRVIREVDPPRPSARIAALSADACKAIAQTRRVPPPHLRNALRGDLDAIVMRCLEKPRTRRYGTAQELADDVRRHLRHEPVEARPQSTAYRIQKFVARNQLACLSVAAITATLVGGTIVSVRQAVRATAAEQTATAERDAATAAGRAEALARADAQRRQEQAEDLLTFMLGDFRTELQKIGRLNLLDAVGEKAMDYFAGLNARDLTDTALVRQSKALTQIGETRIDQARYPEAAAAFTTAYDRAAALCERHPSNADMLFERAQAEFWIGFVARRRGEFAEEREWLMRYRDSAIALNEIEGKTLRSQNELTYGYHNLAVLDFEAGDLKAARAGFLSERHAIAELLAANPGDLELQTRMTDIASWLGSVAERDGAYLEAVERYTEMSSGIETLMAREPDVVLWQERLAASVTFTGNLQAMTAQPDRAMASYDRAMQLLDALVARDPHNQRWLVVSLNLQLQRITLLLAAGETDTAHELLPPVREQLEALVAAEPGSHEFTRRLATAWRLEARLQMATQPPDARAAIDRAIALGNGLIQQDRANSWAVGEFAQAQLLAGRIAHASGDDAKARQHWQEAIGILGSRWENSHDWRFLDPAAQALVLTGETARARPLLERLARFGYHATDPLAASTLDIVSPPQGTNPNPR, from the coding sequence ATGCCGACTCACGCCCGGGAAGCATTTTTGCTCGAGACCTGTGGCAACGACGACGCCCTTCGCGCCCGAGTCGAGGCACTGATCGCCGGTTATGAAGCGGCGGACAGTTTTCTCGAAGACTCTCCGATCGAACGCCCGCTGTTGCCGCCCGAAGAGAAAATCGGCGACGTCATCGGCCGTTACGCGCTGCAGCGCCGCATCGGTGACGGGGGCTGCGGCGTGGTCTACCTCGCCGAGCAAAAGGAACCCGTGCGCCGGCATGTCGCGCTCAAGGTCATCAAACTCGGCATGGACACCAACGCCGTCATCGCCCGCTTCACTGCCGAGCGGCAGGCGTTGGCCATGATGGACCATCCCGATATCGCCCGGGTGTTCGACGCCGGCACCACCGAGGCGGGGCGCCCGTTCTTTGTGATGGAATACGTCGACGGCGTGCGCATCACCGAGTTTTGCGACGAGCACAACCTGTCGCTGCACGAACGGCTGGAATTGTTCGCCCGCGTGTGTCTCGCCATCCAACACGCCCACCAAAAGGGCATCATTCACCGCGACGTAAAACCCTCCAACATCCTCGTAGCACGCTCCGACGGCGTGCCCACGCCCAAGGTCATCGACTTCGGCATCGCCAAGGCCACGCAAGGTCGCCTCACCGAGGAAACGCTGCTCACCGGCGTGGGCCAGTTCATGGGCACCCCCGCTTACATGAGCCCGGAACAGGCGGAGCTGCGCGACTTCGACATCGATACCCGCAGCGACGTCTATTCACTCGGCGTGCTGCTCTACGAAATGTTGACCGGGCAACCGCCCTTTGATCCGCAGGAGCTCGTGCGCGGCGGCATCGACGAAGTGCGACGCGTCATCCGCGAAGTCGATCCGCCGCGGCCTTCCGCCCGGATCGCCGCCCTGTCCGCAGACGCGTGTAAAGCGATCGCGCAAACCCGTCGCGTCCCCCCCCCGCACTTGCGCAACGCACTCCGCGGCGATCTCGACGCCATCGTCATGCGCTGCCTCGAAAAGCCCCGGACCCGACGCTACGGGACCGCGCAGGAACTCGCCGACGACGTGCGCCGTCACCTGCGTCACGAACCGGTGGAAGCGCGCCCGCAAAGCACCGCCTATCGCATCCAAAAATTTGTCGCGCGCAACCAGCTCGCCTGCCTCAGCGTCGCCGCCATCACCGCCACGCTCGTCGGCGGCACGATCGTGAGTGTGCGCCAAGCCGTGCGCGCCACCGCCGCCGAACAAACCGCCACCGCCGAACGCGACGCGGCCACCGCGGCCGGACGCGCCGAAGCCCTCGCCCGCGCCGATGCCCAACGCCGCCAGGAACAAGCGGAGGATCTGCTCACCTTCATGCTCGGGGACTTTCGCACCGAGCTCCAAAAGATCGGCCGCCTCAACCTGCTCGATGCCGTCGGCGAGAAGGCCATGGACTACTTTGCCGGACTCAACGCCCGCGACCTCACCGACACCGCGCTGGTGCGCCAATCCAAAGCGCTCACCCAGATCGGCGAGACGCGCATCGACCAAGCCCGCTATCCCGAAGCGGCCGCCGCCTTTACCACCGCCTACGATCGCGCCGCCGCCCTGTGCGAACGACATCCCAGTAATGCCGACATGCTTTTCGAGCGGGCCCAGGCCGAGTTCTGGATCGGCTTCGTCGCCCGCCGTCGGGGTGAATTCGCCGAGGAACGGGAATGGCTCATGCGTTACCGCGATTCGGCAATCGCGCTGAACGAGATCGAAGGCAAGACGCTGCGGTCGCAAAACGAACTGACTTACGGATACCACAATCTCGCGGTGCTCGACTTCGAGGCCGGGGACCTGAAGGCCGCCCGGGCCGGGTTCCTGAGCGAACGACACGCCATCGCCGAACTGCTCGCCGCCAACCCGGGGGATCTGGAACTGCAGACGCGCATGACCGACATCGCATCCTGGCTCGGCAGTGTGGCCGAACGCGACGGCGCCTATCTGGAAGCCGTCGAGCGCTACACCGAAATGTCGTCCGGTATCGAAACACTCATGGCCCGCGAACCCGATGTCGTGCTGTGGCAGGAACGCCTCGCCGCCAGCGTCACATTCACCGGCAACCTTCAGGCCATGACCGCGCAACCCGATCGCGCCATGGCGTCGTATGATCGTGCGATGCAACTCCTCGACGCGCTCGTCGCCCGGGATCCCCACAACCAACGGTGGCTCGTCGTTTCGCTCAACCTGCAGCTGCAGCGCATCACGCTCCTGCTGGCCGCCGGCGAGACGGACACCGCGCATGAGCTGCTCCCGCCGGTGCGCGAACAGCTCGAAGCCCTCGTCGCGGCCGAACCGGGCTCACACGAATTTACCCGTCGCCTGGCCACCGCGTGGCGCTTGGAAGCCCGCCTGCAAATGGCAACGCAGCCGCCGGACGCCCGGGCCGCCATCGATCGCGCCATCGCCCTGGGCAACGGTCTCATCCAACAGGACCGAGCCAACAGCTGGGCGGTCGGAGAGTTCGCCCAAGCTCAACTGCTCGCCGGGCGCATCGCCCACGCGAGCGGCGACGACGCCAAGGCGCGTCAGCACTGGCAGGAGGCGATCGGGATTCTCGGTTCGCGTTGGGAAAACTCGCACGACTGGCGGTTTCTCGATCCCGCCGCCCAGGCGCTGGTCCTCACCGGCGAAACCGCTCGCGCCCGCCCCCTTCTCGAACGTCTGGCCCGCTTCGGCTACCATGCCACCGATCCCTTGGCGGCGTCCACTTTGGACATCGTCTCCCCGCCGCAAGGCACCAACCCAAACCCTCGTTAG
- a CDS encoding ECF-type sigma factor codes for MTLILRRIEQGDPEAHAQLLPLVYEELRRLAAAKMARESGGQTLQPTALVHEAWLRLGGDQQPVWGNRAHFFGAAAESMRRILIDNARRKRAQRHGGGVEKISADSTGFDLPDNIDTNDELLLLNDALDALAEHDARKAELVKQKYFAGLTLEEAAEVLEISHRTAKRDWAYARAWLFNEVQRLRAADKV; via the coding sequence ATGACCCTCATTCTGCGGCGGATTGAGCAGGGCGACCCCGAAGCCCACGCTCAGCTCCTTCCCCTCGTTTACGAGGAACTGCGACGTCTCGCGGCGGCCAAGATGGCCCGCGAGTCGGGGGGCCAGACGTTGCAGCCCACCGCACTCGTGCACGAGGCATGGCTGCGACTTGGCGGCGATCAACAACCGGTGTGGGGCAATCGCGCGCACTTCTTTGGCGCGGCCGCAGAGAGCATGCGCCGCATCCTGATCGACAACGCCCGCCGCAAGCGCGCCCAACGCCACGGTGGCGGGGTCGAAAAAATCAGCGCCGATTCCACCGGCTTTGACCTCCCCGACAACATCGACACCAACGATGAGTTACTGCTCCTCAACGACGCCCTCGACGCCCTCGCGGAGCACGACGCCCGCAAGGCCGAGTTGGTGAAGCAGAAATACTTCGCCGGGCTGACCTTGGAAGAGGCGGCCGAGGTTTTGGAAATTTCCCACCGCACGGCCAAGCGTGACTGGGCGTATGCCCGGGCGTGGTTGTTCAATGAGGTGCAGCGCCTGCGCGCGGCGGACAAAGTCTGA
- a CDS encoding response regulator, whose product MTRHISLNDDADSPQEWVLLVDDEASMLRMLEIGLEGMGMEVATAQSAQLAMDQIAHRAHAPLLVLLDVMMPGTDGLTLARRFSAQLPRTKIAVMSGHLTEDSWWPDDLRDVAFLTKPFPLQALRTLVDEARADLLEE is encoded by the coding sequence ATGACTAGGCACATATCCCTAAATGATGATGCTGATTCACCTCAGGAATGGGTGTTACTGGTCGACGACGAAGCCTCGATGCTCCGCATGCTGGAAATTGGTTTGGAAGGCATGGGAATGGAAGTGGCGACCGCGCAAAGCGCCCAGCTCGCCATGGACCAGATCGCGCACCGCGCCCACGCGCCGCTACTGGTATTGCTGGACGTGATGATGCCAGGCACCGACGGGCTCACGTTGGCCCGCCGGTTCAGTGCGCAACTCCCCCGCACCAAAATCGCGGTGATGAGTGGCCACTTGACCGAAGACTCCTGGTGGCCCGACGACCTGCGGGACGTCGCCTTCCTGACCAAGCCTTTTCCCCTGCAGGCGCTGCGCACTTTGGTGGACGAAGCCCGCGCTGATCTGCTCGAAGAGTAA
- a CDS encoding GrpB family protein encodes MTDEDAPIQIVAHDAQWVRLFLEEREALRRVLSPWLKGPIEHIGSTSVPGLAAKPIIDIMAAIGSLEESKGSIPAVRSLDYLHAPYRAEVMHWFCKPHPSDRTHHLHLVPYGSPLWAAQITFRDRLREDPNITAEYSALKQNLAASFRHDRERYTDGKSEFMARVLESR; translated from the coding sequence ATGACAGACGAAGACGCCCCGATTCAAATCGTCGCCCACGATGCGCAGTGGGTTCGGCTTTTTCTTGAAGAGCGGGAAGCCCTCCGCCGCGTGCTTAGCCCCTGGCTCAAGGGGCCCATCGAGCACATCGGTAGCACCTCCGTTCCGGGTCTGGCGGCGAAGCCCATAATCGATATTATGGCAGCGATTGGGTCGCTCGAGGAATCAAAGGGATCGATCCCGGCGGTGCGAAGTTTGGATTATCTTCATGCACCTTATCGTGCGGAGGTGATGCACTGGTTTTGTAAGCCGCATCCCTCGGATCGGACACATCATTTGCACCTCGTGCCTTACGGGAGTCCGTTGTGGGCCGCTCAAATCACGTTCCGCGACCGCCTGCGTGAAGACCCCAATATCACGGCGGAATACTCAGCCCTTAAGCAGAACCTCGCCGCTTCCTTTCGGCATGACCGCGAGAGGTATACGGATGGTAAGAGCGAATTCATGGCTCGAGTTCTCGAATCACGGTGA
- a CDS encoding cyclic nucleotide-binding domain-containing protein, whose product MDDNLALTAQRWQLAPTLKCSGIIGGVMVVKNTVEGTHLAITPHQWSLLNRFTEPRMVPPVLGAIIQERVCPALGEFYELIIKAVRERILVAEDYEPISRPTLNWPIALKAHTWRVLIILMGVLGWGATVALRPALPDTWLDAGLSLAIAGLAAGLGEVVANALLRGAGGTLYLDRKFFVRRSDVVMHAAGVQRSVAGAPIAVAAATAGLVSWLHPAWALFPVVGLLVQLRPVGGGPVNRILRIGARNRLSDAEHHFTFQPNRSPSAREQSLQARFRRRTTWWEILYGVCWIALTGYTLGMLSDMPLRTLGFWETHGWSVGLGFVSIVAAVILIYAFVESYVFTLERASNAAVAFELWYRRWLAATPETFSRRECLQAVRRSPLLRQLPVAVQQTIAKRLRTVRIRPGETLTDFDEDPGHVSLIQAGKIGVYRRAPNGKPRLMQELSEEELAGLHAAADPKYPQFSYRALTPLTLLQLEWADARELLLPHLPPKSLVSLVIKTPFLARMELCRHWHFQAIRRFADYAEIVDYDPGEIILRDEFFSEFFFIVLEGSARISKRGMQVGTVRGRDFLGEIGLLQNSDTTAQVTASEPTRCLRIGRREFLRFVAHNHTVALELERVSSQRLGRPIFPLTLGDFKTL is encoded by the coding sequence ATGGATGACAACCTCGCCCTGACCGCGCAGCGGTGGCAACTCGCCCCGACCCTGAAATGCTCCGGGATCATCGGCGGCGTGATGGTGGTGAAGAACACCGTCGAAGGCACGCATCTCGCGATCACGCCGCACCAATGGTCGCTGCTCAATCGATTCACCGAACCGCGAATGGTGCCGCCGGTGCTCGGAGCCATCATCCAGGAACGGGTCTGCCCCGCGCTCGGCGAATTTTATGAACTGATCATCAAAGCGGTGCGGGAACGCATCCTCGTCGCGGAAGACTACGAGCCAATCTCCCGACCGACCCTGAACTGGCCGATCGCGCTGAAAGCGCACACCTGGCGCGTGCTCATCATCTTGATGGGGGTATTGGGCTGGGGCGCCACCGTGGCGCTGCGTCCGGCGCTGCCGGACACGTGGCTCGACGCGGGCCTCAGCCTGGCCATCGCGGGCCTGGCCGCCGGGCTCGGAGAAGTTGTGGCCAACGCCCTGCTGCGAGGCGCGGGCGGAACCCTCTATCTGGATCGCAAATTCTTCGTCCGCCGCAGCGACGTCGTCATGCACGCGGCCGGCGTGCAGCGCAGCGTGGCCGGAGCGCCGATTGCCGTGGCGGCGGCCACGGCCGGACTGGTGAGTTGGCTGCATCCCGCGTGGGCCCTGTTTCCCGTGGTCGGCTTGCTGGTGCAACTGCGGCCCGTTGGCGGGGGACCGGTGAATCGCATCCTCCGCATCGGAGCGCGCAACCGGCTCAGCGACGCCGAACACCACTTCACATTTCAACCCAACCGCAGTCCGTCCGCACGCGAGCAATCACTGCAGGCCCGCTTTCGTCGCCGGACCACTTGGTGGGAAATTCTCTACGGCGTCTGCTGGATCGCGCTGACGGGCTACACCTTGGGAATGCTCAGCGATATGCCCCTGCGCACGCTCGGATTCTGGGAGACCCACGGCTGGAGCGTCGGACTGGGTTTCGTCAGCATCGTCGCAGCGGTGATCCTGATCTACGCCTTCGTGGAGTCCTACGTATTCACGCTGGAACGAGCGTCGAACGCCGCCGTCGCCTTTGAATTGTGGTATCGTCGTTGGCTGGCCGCGACGCCGGAAACCTTCAGTCGACGCGAATGCCTGCAAGCCGTGCGACGGTCGCCCCTGCTCCGGCAACTGCCGGTGGCGGTGCAGCAGACCATCGCCAAACGTCTGCGGACGGTGCGGATTCGCCCCGGTGAAACCCTGACCGACTTCGACGAGGACCCCGGCCATGTTTCCCTCATTCAGGCGGGCAAGATCGGCGTCTATCGGCGCGCACCGAACGGCAAGCCCCGGTTGATGCAGGAGTTGAGTGAGGAGGAGCTGGCCGGCCTGCACGCGGCGGCGGATCCGAAGTATCCACAATTCTCCTACCGAGCACTGACGCCGCTCACCCTGCTGCAATTGGAGTGGGCTGACGCCCGGGAACTGCTCCTACCTCACCTGCCGCCGAAATCGTTGGTGAGCCTCGTGATCAAGACCCCGTTTCTCGCGCGCATGGAGCTCTGTCGCCATTGGCATTTTCAAGCGATCCGGCGCTTCGCCGACTACGCGGAGATCGTCGACTATGACCCCGGTGAAATCATCCTGCGGGACGAGTTTTTCAGTGAGTTCTTCTTCATCGTGCTGGAAGGATCGGCCCGCATCTCGAAGCGTGGCATGCAAGTGGGCACCGTGCGCGGTCGCGATTTTCTGGGAGAGATCGGACTGCTGCAAAACAGCGATACGACCGCCCAGGTCACCGCCAGCGAGCCCACCCGGTGCCTCCGCATTGGCCGCCGGGAGTTTCTGCGTTTTGTGGCCCACAACCATACGGTGGCCCTGGAGTTGGAGCGCGTCAGCTCGCAGCGCCTGGGCCGACCGATTTTCCCGCTCACTCTCGGCGACTTCAAAACACTCTGA